In one Mauremys mutica isolate MM-2020 ecotype Southern chromosome 3, ASM2049712v1, whole genome shotgun sequence genomic region, the following are encoded:
- the LOC123367136 gene encoding protein CLN8-like isoform X2 — MGSAALRRLTFHHLLALGGFLGLITNIKSGHYLPLTGLLLEMSTPSTCCSWVLLKIGWSNTLFWKANQWVMIHLFHCRMIITYHMWWVCISNWNDVVENMGLPYFTVFFMGLCALTIILNPYWTYKKTQQLLTPVDWNFSNTPMKNGSFGNLNGETGQKKRL; from the exons ATGGGCTCAGCAGCCTTAAGGAGACTAACGT TTCATCATTTACTTGCCCTTGGTGGCTTTCTTGGGCTGATAACAAACATAAAATCTGGACACTATCTACCCCTGACTGGACTGCTACTTGAGATGAGCACTCCTTCAACCTGCTGCTCCTGGGTACTTTTAAAG ATTGGCTGGTCTAATACCCTTTTTTGGAAGGCAAACCAGTGGGTAATGATCCACCTGTTTCACTGTCGCATGATCATTACTTATCACATGTGGTGGGTGTGCATTTCCAATTGGAATGATGTGGTGGAAAATATGGGACTTCCATATTTTACTGTCTTTTTCATGGGTTTATGTGCACTTACAATAATACTTAACCCATACTGGACATACAAGAAGACTCAGCAGCTCCTCACTCCAGttgactggaacttttcaaataCACCAATGAAAAATGGATCTTTTGGAAACTTAAACGGTGAAACAGGCCAAAAGAAGAGGCTATAG
- the LOC123367136 gene encoding protein CLN8-like isoform X1 yields the protein MNLANDGAMSRAIFDWDYVLWEVRLTLLAAGFFIYLGVFLLAHWLSSWISATYRALSAKEKVFWNMTITRGVFGVQSCIAGLWAMLVDPVFQADRVYSQQKWSWFNCLIAAGFFLLENVGVHLSNIIFKTFDVFLVVHHLLALGGFLGLITNIKSGHYLPLTGLLLEMSTPSTCCSWVLLKIGWSNTLFWKANQWVMIHLFHCRMIITYHMWWVCISNWNDVVENMGLPYFTVFFMGLCALTIILNPYWTYKKTQQLLTPVDWNFSNTPMKNGSFGNLNGETGQKKRL from the exons ATGAATCTTGCCAATGATGGTGCAATGTCCAGAGCCATATTTGACTGGGACTATGTTCTATGGGAAGTTCGTTTGACATTACTAGCAGCTGGTTTTTTCATCTACCTGGGAGTATTTCTTCTAGCTCACTGGCTGTCCTCATGGATCAGTGCCACTTATCGTGCTTTGTCAGCAAAGGAGAAGGTTTTCTGGAATATGACTATCACACGTGGCGTGTTTGGAGTTCAGAGTTGCATAGCTGGGTTGTGGGCCATGCTCGTAGATCCAGTTTTTCAAGCTGACAGAGTGTATTCACAGCAAAAGTGGAGCTGGTTTAATTGCTTAATAGCCGCTGGCTTCTTTTTGCTTGAAAATGTAGGTGTTCATCTGTCTAATATTATTTTCAAAACGTTTGATGTATTCTTGGTAGTTCATCATTTACTTGCCCTTGGTGGCTTTCTTGGGCTGATAACAAACATAAAATCTGGACACTATCTACCCCTGACTGGACTGCTACTTGAGATGAGCACTCCTTCAACCTGCTGCTCCTGGGTACTTTTAAAG ATTGGCTGGTCTAATACCCTTTTTTGGAAGGCAAACCAGTGGGTAATGATCCACCTGTTTCACTGTCGCATGATCATTACTTATCACATGTGGTGGGTGTGCATTTCCAATTGGAATGATGTGGTGGAAAATATGGGACTTCCATATTTTACTGTCTTTTTCATGGGTTTATGTGCACTTACAATAATACTTAACCCATACTGGACATACAAGAAGACTCAGCAGCTCCTCACTCCAGttgactggaacttttcaaataCACCAATGAAAAATGGATCTTTTGGAAACTTAAACGGTGAAACAGGCCAAAAGAAGAGGCTATAG